One Pseudomonas sp. HOU2 genomic window carries:
- the cysD gene encoding sulfate adenylyltransferase subunit CysD: protein MVDKLTHLKQLEAESIHIIREVAAEFDNPVMLYSIGKDSAVMLHLARKAFFPGKLPFPVMHVDTRWKFQEMYKFRDKMVEELGLDLITHINPDGVAQNINPFTHGSAKHTDIMKTEGLKQALDKHGFDAAFGGARRDEEKSRAKERVYSFRDSKHRWDPKNQRPELWNVYNGKVNKGESIRVFPLSNWTELDIWQYIYLEGIPIVPLYFAAEREVIEKNGTLIMIDDERILEHLSDEDKARIVKKKVRFRTLGCYPLTGAVESEAESLTDIIQEMLLTRTSERQGRVIDHDGAGSMEDKKRQGYF, encoded by the coding sequence ATGGTCGACAAACTGACGCATCTGAAACAGCTGGAGGCGGAAAGCATCCACATCATCCGCGAGGTGGCCGCCGAGTTCGACAACCCGGTGATGCTGTACTCCATCGGTAAAGACTCCGCCGTGATGCTGCATCTGGCACGCAAGGCGTTCTTCCCGGGCAAACTGCCGTTTCCGGTGATGCACGTCGACACTCGCTGGAAATTCCAGGAGATGTACAAGTTCCGCGACAAGATGGTCGAAGAGCTGGGCCTGGACCTGATCACCCACATCAACCCCGATGGCGTGGCGCAGAACATCAACCCGTTCACCCACGGCAGCGCCAAACACACAGACATCATGAAGACCGAGGGCCTCAAGCAGGCGCTCGACAAGCATGGTTTCGACGCCGCGTTCGGCGGTGCTCGTCGCGATGAAGAGAAATCCCGCGCGAAAGAGCGTGTGTACTCGTTCCGCGACAGCAAGCACCGCTGGGACCCGAAAAACCAGCGCCCTGAGCTGTGGAACGTCTACAACGGCAAGGTCAACAAGGGCGAATCCATTCGGGTGTTCCCGTTGTCGAACTGGACCGAGCTGGACATCTGGCAGTACATCTACCTCGAAGGCATCCCGATCGTGCCGCTGTACTTCGCCGCCGAGCGCGAAGTGATCGAGAAGAACGGCACGCTGATCATGATCGACGACGAGCGTATCCTCGAACACCTGTCCGATGAGGACAAGGCACGCATCGTCAAAAAGAAAGTGCGTTTCCGTACCCTTGGTTGCTACCCGTTGACGGGCGCGGTGGAGTCCGAGGCCGAAAGCCTCACGGACATCATTCAGGAAATGCTCCTGACGCGAACTTCCGAGCGCCAGGGCCGGGTCATCGACCACGATGGCGCAGGCTCGATGGAAGACAAGAAACGTCAGGGTTATTTCTAA
- a CDS encoding BolA family protein: protein MQAVEVKSFLEGKLPGTQVEVEGEGCNFQLNVISDELAALSPVKRQQSIYAHLNPWIADGSIHAVTMKFFSSAAWAERT, encoded by the coding sequence ATGCAGGCCGTAGAAGTGAAGAGCTTCCTTGAAGGAAAGCTGCCAGGAACGCAGGTGGAAGTTGAAGGCGAAGGCTGCAACTTTCAGCTGAACGTGATCAGCGATGAACTGGCGGCATTGAGCCCGGTCAAGCGTCAGCAGAGCATTTATGCCCATTTGAACCCGTGGATCGCCGATGGCAGCATCCACGCGGTCACTATGAAATTTTTCAGCAGCGCGGCCTGGGCCGAGCGCACCTGA
- the cysN gene encoding sulfate adenylyltransferase subunit CysN: protein MSHASDLISEDILAYLGQHERKELLRFLTCGNVDDGKSTLIGRLLHDSKMIYEDHLEAITRDSKKVGTTGDDIDLALLVDGLQAEREQGITIDVAYRYFSTAKRKFIIADTPGHEQYTRNMATGASTCDLAIILVDARYGVQTQTRRHSFIASLLGIKHIVVAINKMDLKDFDEGVFESIKADYLKFAEGLKMKPTSMHFVPMSALKGDNVVNKSERSPWYKGQSLMEILETVEVAGDRNFTDLRFPVQYVNRPNLNFRGFAGTLASGIVHKGDEVVVLPSGKSSRVKSIVTFEGELEQAGPGQAVTLTMEDEIDISRGDLLVHADNVPPVTDSFEAMLVWMAEEPMLPGKKYDIKRATSYVPGSIASIVNKVDVNTLEEGPASALQLNEIGKVKIALDAPIALDGYDSNRTTGAFIVIDRLTNGTVGAGMIVAQPLSHGTATHHGKLAHVATQERAQRFGQQPATVLFSGLSGAGKSTLAYAVERKLFDMGRAVFVLDGQNLRHDLNKGLPQDRAGRTENWRRAAHVARQFNEAGLLTLAAFVAPSAEGREQAKDLIGKERLLTVYVQASPAVCGERDPQGLYAAGGDNIPGESFPYDVPLNADLVIDTQSLSVEESVKQVLDLLRQRGAI, encoded by the coding sequence ATGTCGCACGCATCTGATTTGATCAGCGAGGACATCCTCGCCTACCTGGGCCAGCACGAACGTAAAGAGCTGCTGCGCTTTTTGACCTGCGGTAACGTCGATGACGGCAAGAGCACCCTGATCGGGCGCCTGCTGCACGACTCCAAGATGATCTACGAAGATCACCTGGAAGCCATCACCCGCGATTCGAAGAAAGTCGGCACCACCGGTGACGACATCGACCTGGCGTTGCTGGTCGACGGCCTGCAGGCCGAGCGTGAGCAGGGCATCACCATCGATGTCGCCTACCGCTATTTCTCCACCGCCAAACGCAAATTCATCATCGCCGACACCCCTGGCCATGAGCAGTACACCCGCAACATGGCCACCGGTGCCTCCACCTGTGACCTGGCGATCATTCTGGTCGACGCGCGTTACGGCGTGCAGACCCAGACCCGTCGCCACAGCTTCATCGCCTCCTTGCTGGGTATCAAGCACATCGTTGTCGCCATCAACAAGATGGACCTCAAAGACTTCGATGAAGGCGTGTTCGAGTCGATCAAGGCCGACTACCTGAAGTTCGCCGAAGGCTTGAAGATGAAGCCGACCAGCATGCACTTCGTGCCGATGTCTGCCCTCAAGGGCGACAACGTGGTGAACAAGTCCGAGCGCTCGCCTTGGTACAAAGGTCAGTCGCTGATGGAAATTCTCGAGACCGTGGAAGTGGCGGGCGACCGCAACTTCACCGATCTGCGTTTCCCGGTGCAGTACGTCAACCGCCCGAACCTGAACTTCCGTGGTTTCGCCGGCACGCTGGCCAGCGGCATCGTGCACAAGGGCGACGAAGTGGTCGTTCTGCCGTCGGGCAAGAGCAGCCGCGTCAAATCCATTGTCACCTTCGAAGGTGAGCTGGAGCAGGCCGGCCCGGGTCAAGCGGTGACGCTGACCATGGAAGACGAAATCGACATCTCCCGTGGCGACCTGCTGGTGCATGCCGACAACGTGCCGCCGGTCACCGACAGCTTCGAAGCGATGCTGGTGTGGATGGCTGAAGAGCCGATGCTGCCGGGCAAGAAATACGACATCAAGCGCGCCACCAGTTATGTGCCGGGCTCGATTGCCAGCATCGTCAACAAGGTCGACGTCAACACCCTCGAAGAAGGCCCGGCGAGCGCGTTGCAGCTCAACGAAATCGGCAAGGTGAAGATCGCGCTCGACGCGCCGATCGCCCTCGACGGTTACGACAGCAACCGCACCACTGGCGCGTTCATCGTCATCGATCGTTTGACCAACGGCACCGTCGGCGCCGGCATGATCGTCGCTCAGCCGCTGTCTCACGGTACCGCGACGCATCACGGCAAACTGGCCCACGTTGCCACTCAGGAACGTGCCCAGCGCTTCGGCCAGCAGCCAGCTACCGTGCTGTTCAGCGGTCTGTCGGGCGCGGGCAAGAGCACGCTGGCCTATGCGGTCGAGCGCAAACTGTTCGACATGGGCCGTGCGGTGTTTGTGCTCGATGGTCAGAACCTGCGTCACGACCTGAACAAGGGGCTGCCGCAGGATCGTGCCGGGCGTACCGAGAACTGGCGGCGTGCGGCGCATGTGGCGCGTCAGTTCAACGAGGCTGGTCTGTTGACCCTGGCGGCGTTTGTGGCGCCGAGCGCCGAAGGTCGTGAGCAGGCCAAGGATCTGATCGGCAAGGAGCGTCTGCTGACGGTTTATGTGCAGGCTTCGCCGGCGGTGTGTGGCGAGCGTGATCCGCAGGGCTTGTATGCTGCGGGTGGCGATAATATTCCGGGTGAATCGTTCCCGTATGACGTGCCGCTGAATGCTGATCTGGTGATCGACACGCAGTCGTTGTCGGTGGAAGAGAGCGTGAAGCAAGTGCTGGATCTGCTGCGTCAGCGTGGCGCGATCTAA
- a CDS encoding phospholipid-binding protein MlaC: MISTLRRGLLVLLAALPLLANAAPGQSAHDLIQDTTNRMLADLSANKEKYKQDPQDFYTALNTIVGPVVDAEGISKSIMTVKYSRKATPAQMQTFQENFKRGLFQFYGNALLEYNNQGITVDPAKDESGDRTSVGMTVKGNNGAIYPVQYTLEKINGEWKLRNVIINGINIGKLFRDQFADAMQRNGNDLDKTINGWAGEVAKAKEETDKAAAKPAQ; the protein is encoded by the coding sequence ATGATCTCTACCTTGCGACGTGGCCTGTTGGTGTTGCTCGCGGCCCTGCCACTGCTGGCTAACGCTGCGCCTGGACAGTCGGCACACGACCTGATTCAGGACACCACGAACCGGATGCTGGCCGACCTGTCGGCCAATAAAGAAAAGTACAAGCAGGATCCGCAGGATTTCTACACGGCGCTGAACACCATCGTCGGACCTGTGGTGGATGCCGAAGGCATTTCCAAGAGCATCATGACGGTCAAGTACTCGCGCAAGGCCACGCCGGCGCAGATGCAGACCTTCCAGGAAAACTTCAAGCGCGGCCTGTTCCAGTTCTATGGCAATGCCTTGCTCGAATACAACAACCAGGGCATTACCGTTGATCCGGCCAAGGATGAGTCCGGCGATCGCACCAGCGTCGGCATGACCGTCAAGGGCAACAACGGCGCGATCTACCCTGTGCAGTACACGCTGGAGAAGATCAATGGCGAGTGGAAACTGCGCAATGTGATCATCAACGGCATCAACATCGGCAAGCTGTTCCGTGATCAGTTCGCCGACGCAATGCAGCGCAATGGCAACGATCTGGACAAGACCATCAATGGTTGGGCCGGCGAAGTCGCCAAAGCCAAGGAAGAAACCGACAAAGCTGCCGCGAAGCCAGCGCAATGA
- the algW gene encoding Do family serine endopeptidase AlgW, whose product MLKALRFFGWPLLAGVLIALLIIQRYPQWVGLPSLDVNLQQAPQTTSVQQGPVSYADAVTIAAPSVVNLYTTKVINKPAHPLFEDPQFRRFFGDNSPKQKRMESSLGSGVIMSPEGYILTNNHVTTGADQIVVALKDGRETLARVIGSDPETDLAVLKIDLKSLPAITVGRSDSIRIGDVALAIGNPFGVGQTVTMGIISATGRNQLGLNNYEDFIQTDAAINPGNSGGALVDANGNLTGINTAIFSKSGGSQGIGFAIPVKLAMEVMKSIIEHGQVIRGWLGIEVQPLTQELAESFGLSGRPGIVVAGIFRDGPAQKAGLQLGDVILSIDGEPAGDGRKSMNQVARIKPTDKVTIQVMRNGKELKLTAEIGLRPPPAPVKEEE is encoded by the coding sequence ATGCTCAAGGCGCTGCGTTTTTTCGGCTGGCCGCTGTTGGCCGGTGTGCTTATCGCTCTGTTGATTATTCAGCGTTACCCGCAGTGGGTCGGGCTGCCGAGCCTCGATGTCAACCTGCAACAGGCCCCGCAAACCACCAGCGTGCAGCAGGGGCCGGTGTCCTATGCCGACGCGGTGACCATCGCCGCACCCTCGGTGGTCAACCTTTACACCACCAAGGTCATCAACAAACCGGCGCACCCGCTGTTTGAAGACCCGCAGTTCCGGCGCTTCTTCGGTGACAACTCGCCGAAGCAGAAACGCATGGAATCGAGCCTCGGTTCCGGGGTGATCATGAGCCCGGAAGGCTACATTCTGACCAATAACCACGTGACCACCGGCGCCGACCAGATCGTGGTGGCACTCAAGGACGGTCGCGAAACCCTCGCCCGCGTCATCGGCAGCGACCCGGAAACCGACCTCGCGGTGCTGAAGATCGATCTGAAAAGTCTCCCGGCGATCACCGTCGGCCGCTCCGACAGCATCCGCATCGGCGACGTCGCACTGGCCATCGGCAACCCATTCGGCGTCGGCCAGACCGTGACCATGGGCATCATCAGCGCCACCGGGCGTAACCAGTTGGGCCTGAACAACTACGAAGACTTCATCCAGACCGACGCGGCGATCAACCCGGGCAACTCCGGCGGCGCACTGGTCGATGCCAACGGCAATCTCACCGGCATCAACACGGCGATCTTCTCCAAGTCCGGCGGCTCGCAGGGCATCGGTTTTGCGATCCCGGTGAAACTGGCGATGGAAGTAATGAAATCGATCATCGAGCACGGTCAGGTGATTCGTGGCTGGCTCGGTATTGAAGTGCAGCCGCTGACCCAGGAACTGGCCGAGTCGTTTGGCCTGTCCGGGCGTCCGGGGATTGTCGTGGCAGGGATCTTCCGCGATGGCCCGGCACAGAAGGCCGGCCTGCAACTGGGTGACGTGATTCTGAGTATCGACGGCGAACCGGCCGGCGATGGCCGCAAGTCCATGAACCAGGTGGCGCGGATCAAACCGACCGACAAGGTCACCATTCAGGTCATGCGCAACGGCAAAGAACTGAAGCTGACCGCTGAAATCGGTCTGCGTCCACCGCCGGCGCCTGTGAAAGAAGAAGAGTAA
- the hisD gene encoding histidinol dehydrogenase yields the protein MTAPTAIRRLNAADPDFAHHLDHLLSWESVSDDSVNQRVLDIIKAVRERGDAALVEFTQKFDGLEVASMADLILPRERLELALTRITVAQREALEKAAARVRSYHEKQKQDSWSYTEADGTVLGQKVTPLDRAGLYVPGGKASYPSSVLMNAIPAKVAGVTEVVMVVPTPRGEINELVLAAACIAGVDRVFTIGGAQAVAALAYGTESVPQVDKVVGPGNIYVATAKRHVFGQVGIDMIAGPSEILVVCDGQTDPDWIAMDLFSQAEHDEDAQAILVSPDAEFLDKVAASIDKLLPTMDRATIIETSINGRGALIHVRDMAQAIEVANRIAPEHLELSVADPQAWLPQIRHAGAIFMGRHTSEALGDYCAGPNHVLPTSGTARFSSPLGVYDFQKRSSIIFCSEAGASELGKTASVLARGESLSAHARSAEYRIKDADFLPGQGE from the coding sequence ATGACCGCACCGACTGCAATTCGCCGACTCAACGCTGCTGACCCGGATTTCGCGCATCATCTGGATCATCTGCTGAGCTGGGAAAGTGTGTCTGACGACTCGGTCAATCAGCGCGTGCTGGACATCATCAAGGCGGTGCGCGAGCGCGGTGACGCGGCGCTGGTCGAGTTCACCCAGAAGTTCGACGGCCTCGAAGTCGCCTCGATGGCTGACTTGATCCTGCCGCGCGAGCGCCTGGAACTGGCCCTGACCCGCATCACCGTGGCACAGCGCGAAGCGCTGGAAAAAGCCGCGGCGCGGGTGCGCAGCTACCACGAAAAACAGAAGCAGGACTCCTGGAGCTACACCGAGGCTGACGGCACCGTGCTCGGGCAGAAGGTCACGCCGCTGGATCGCGCTGGCCTCTACGTGCCGGGCGGCAAGGCGTCGTACCCGTCGTCGGTGCTGATGAACGCGATTCCGGCCAAGGTCGCCGGCGTGACCGAAGTGGTCATGGTGGTGCCGACCCCGCGCGGCGAAATCAACGAGCTGGTGCTGGCGGCGGCGTGCATTGCCGGCGTCGACCGGGTGTTCACCATCGGCGGCGCACAAGCGGTTGCTGCACTGGCCTATGGCACTGAAAGCGTGCCGCAGGTGGACAAGGTCGTCGGCCCGGGCAACATCTATGTGGCCACCGCCAAGCGTCACGTGTTCGGTCAGGTCGGCATCGACATGATCGCCGGCCCGTCGGAAATCCTCGTAGTGTGCGACGGTCAGACCGATCCGGACTGGATCGCCATGGACCTGTTCTCCCAGGCCGAACACGACGAAGACGCCCAGGCAATTCTGGTCAGCCCGGATGCCGAATTCCTCGACAAGGTCGCCGCGAGCATCGACAAACTGCTGCCGACCATGGACCGCGCAACCATCATCGAAACCTCGATCAATGGTCGCGGTGCGCTGATCCACGTGCGCGACATGGCGCAAGCCATCGAAGTGGCCAACCGCATTGCCCCGGAACACCTTGAACTGTCGGTCGCCGACCCGCAGGCCTGGTTGCCGCAGATCCGTCACGCCGGCGCGATCTTCATGGGCCGCCACACTTCCGAAGCGCTGGGCGACTACTGCGCCGGCCCGAACCACGTGTTGCCGACGTCCGGCACCGCGCGTTTCTCCTCACCGCTGGGCGTGTACGACTTCCAGAAACGTTCGTCGATCATCTTCTGCTCCGAGGCCGGTGCTTCCGAGCTGGGCAAGACCGCTTCGGTGCTGGCCCGTGGCGAATCCCTCAGCGCGCACGCACGCAGCGCCGAATACCGCATCAAAGACGCAGACTTTCTGCCAGGGCAGGGGGAGTGA
- a CDS encoding STAS domain-containing protein: MNEAAVRMSDVDELLLSGVLDYRTGPDLRKEGQALIKSSKAAALVIDCSAVKKSSSVGLSLLLCFMRDAQAAGKAVSIRAMPEDMREIAQVSELTELLAHP; encoded by the coding sequence ATGAATGAGGCGGCAGTTCGTATGAGTGACGTCGACGAGCTATTGCTCAGTGGAGTGCTGGATTACCGCACGGGTCCCGACCTGCGCAAGGAAGGCCAGGCGCTGATCAAGTCCAGCAAGGCGGCAGCGCTGGTCATCGATTGTTCGGCAGTGAAGAAGTCCAGCAGCGTCGGTTTGTCCTTGCTGCTGTGCTTCATGCGTGATGCCCAGGCGGCCGGGAAGGCCGTCAGCATCCGCGCGATGCCGGAAGACATGCGCGAAATCGCTCAGGTCAGTGAACTAACCGAGTTGCTGGCGCACCCCTGA
- a CDS encoding Nif3-like dinuclear metal center hexameric protein: MAVALSTLVEEADRYLGSAKIADYCPNGLQVEGRPQVMRIVSGVTASQALLDAAVEAEADLVLVHHGYFWKGENPCITGMKQRRLKTLLKHDISLLAYHLPLDLHPEVGNNVQLARQLDITVEGPLDPDNLKIVGLVGSLNEPMTPRDFARKVQEVMGREPLLVEGSAMIRRVGWCTGGGQGYIDQGVAAGVDLFLSGEASEQTFHSARENDISFIAAGHHATERYGVQALGDYLAKRFALEHIFIDCPNPI; this comes from the coding sequence ATGGCCGTCGCCCTCAGCACCCTCGTCGAAGAAGCCGACCGTTACCTCGGCAGTGCAAAAATCGCCGATTATTGCCCCAACGGCCTGCAGGTCGAAGGCCGTCCACAAGTGATGCGCATCGTCAGTGGCGTCACCGCCAGTCAGGCCTTGCTCGATGCCGCAGTCGAAGCCGAGGCCGATCTGGTGCTGGTGCATCACGGCTATTTCTGGAAGGGCGAGAACCCGTGTATCACCGGCATGAAGCAGCGTCGCTTGAAGACTTTGCTCAAGCACGACATCAGTCTGCTCGCCTATCACTTGCCGCTGGATCTGCACCCGGAAGTCGGCAATAACGTGCAGCTGGCGCGTCAGCTGGACATTACCGTTGAAGGGCCACTGGATCCGGACAACCTGAAAATTGTCGGACTGGTTGGCTCGTTGAATGAGCCGATGACCCCGCGTGATTTCGCGCGCAAGGTCCAAGAGGTCATGGGCCGCGAGCCGCTGCTGGTCGAAGGCAGTGCGATGATTCGTCGGGTCGGCTGGTGCACTGGCGGCGGGCAGGGTTATATCGATCAGGGCGTGGCGGCGGGTGTTGATCTGTTCCTCAGCGGTGAAGCCTCCGAGCAGACCTTCCACAGCGCGCGGGAAAACGACATCAGCTTCATCGCCGCCGGTCACCACGCCACCGAGCGCTATGGCGTGCAGGCACTGGGCGACTACCTGGCAAAACGTTTCGCTCTCGAACACATCTTCATCGATTGCCCGAACCCGATCTGA
- the hisG gene encoding ATP phosphoribosyltransferase yields the protein MLTIALSKGRILDDTLPLLAEAGIVPTENPDKSRKLIIPTTQDDVRLLIVRATDVPTYVEHGAADLGVAGKDVLMEYTGQGLYEPLDLQIAQCKLMTAGKIGAAEPKGRLRVATKFVNVAKRYYAEQGRQVDIIKLYGSMELAPLIGLADKIIDVVDTGNTLRANGLEPQELIATISSRLVVNKASMKMQHARIQALIDTLRNAVESRHRG from the coding sequence ATGTTGACCATCGCACTGTCCAAGGGCCGCATCCTTGACGACACCCTGCCGCTTCTCGCTGAAGCCGGCATCGTGCCGACCGAGAATCCGGACAAGAGCCGCAAGCTGATCATCCCCACCACTCAGGATGACGTACGTCTGTTGATCGTGCGTGCCACCGACGTGCCGACCTATGTCGAGCATGGCGCGGCCGACCTCGGCGTCGCCGGTAAAGACGTGCTGATGGAATACACCGGCCAGGGCCTGTACGAGCCTCTGGATCTGCAGATTGCCCAGTGCAAGCTGATGACCGCCGGCAAGATCGGCGCGGCCGAGCCCAAGGGCCGTCTGCGCGTGGCGACCAAGTTCGTCAACGTCGCCAAGCGTTACTACGCCGAACAGGGCCGTCAGGTCGACATCATCAAGCTCTACGGCTCGATGGAGCTGGCGCCGCTGATCGGTCTGGCCGACAAGATCATCGACGTGGTCGACACCGGCAACACCCTGCGTGCCAATGGCCTGGAACCTCAGGAACTGATCGCCACGATCAGCTCGCGCCTGGTGGTCAACAAGGCTTCGATGAAGATGCAACACGCCCGAATCCAGGCGTTGATCGATACCCTGCGCAACGCAGTGGAATCGCGACACCGCGGCTGA
- the hisC gene encoding histidinol-phosphate transaminase — MSKFWSPFVKDLVPYVPGEQPKLTRLVKLNTNENPYGPSPKALAAMQTELNDNLRLYPDPNSDLLKTAVAHYYGVQSNQVFLGNGSDEVLAHIFHGLLQHEQPLLFPDISYSFYPVYCGLYGIQFDAVPLDAQFQINPADYAKPNGGIIFPNPNAPTGCLLALEAVEQILKASPDSVVVVDEAYIDFGGETAISLVDRYPNLLVTQTLSKSRSLAGLRVGLAVGHPDLIEALERIKNSFNSYPLDRLAIVGAAAAFEDREYFDKTCRLVIESREWVVAQLQAKGFEVLPSAANFIFARHPQHDAAGLASKLREQGVIVRHFKQERIAQFLRISIGTPEQNQALIDGLGDL; from the coding sequence ATGAGTAAATTCTGGAGCCCGTTCGTCAAGGATCTGGTGCCGTATGTGCCGGGCGAACAGCCGAAGCTGACCAGACTGGTCAAGCTCAACACCAACGAAAACCCCTACGGCCCGTCGCCAAAAGCCCTGGCGGCGATGCAGACCGAACTCAACGACAATCTGCGCCTGTACCCGGACCCGAACAGCGATCTGCTGAAAACCGCCGTCGCCCACTACTACGGCGTACAGAGCAATCAAGTATTCCTCGGCAACGGCTCGGACGAAGTGCTCGCGCACATCTTCCACGGTCTGTTGCAACACGAGCAGCCGCTGCTGTTTCCGGACATCAGCTATAGCTTCTATCCGGTGTATTGCGGTCTGTACGGTATCCAGTTCGATGCGGTGCCGCTGGACGCGCAGTTCCAGATCAACCCGGCGGACTACGCCAAGCCGAACGGCGGGATCATCTTCCCGAACCCGAACGCACCGACCGGTTGCCTGTTGGCGCTGGAGGCGGTCGAGCAGATCCTCAAGGCCAGCCCGGATTCGGTGGTTGTGGTGGATGAGGCCTACATCGACTTCGGCGGCGAAACCGCGATCAGTCTGGTGGATCGTTATCCGAATCTGCTGGTGACCCAGACGCTGTCCAAGTCCCGTTCGCTGGCAGGCCTGCGCGTCGGTCTGGCGGTGGGGCACCCGGATCTGATCGAAGCGCTGGAGCGGATCAAGAACAGCTTCAACTCCTACCCGCTGGATCGTCTGGCGATTGTCGGGGCTGCGGCGGCGTTCGAGGATCGCGAGTATTTCGACAAGACCTGCCGTCTGGTCATCGAAAGTCGCGAGTGGGTCGTTGCGCAGTTGCAGGCCAAGGGCTTTGAAGTGCTGCCGTCGGCGGCCAACTTCATCTTCGCCCGTCACCCGCAACACGATGCCGCGGGGCTGGCGTCCAAGCTGCGCGAGCAGGGCGTGATCGTGCGTCACTTCAAGCAGGAGCGGATTGCCCAGTTCCTGCGGATTTCGATTGGCACGCCGGAGCAGAACCAGGCGCTGATCGACGGCCTCGGCGACCTGTAG
- the murA gene encoding UDP-N-acetylglucosamine 1-carboxyvinyltransferase, giving the protein MDKLIITGGVRLDGEIRISGAKNSALPILAATLLCDGPVTVGNLPHLHDITTMIELFGRMGIEPVIDEKLSVEIDPRTIKTLIAPYELVKTMRASILVLGPMVARFGEAEVALPGGCAIGSRPVDLHIRGLEAMGAVIDVEGGYIKAKAPEGGLRGASFFFDTVSVTGTENIMMAAALAKGRSVLQNAAREPEVVDLANFLNAMGAKVSGAGTDTITIDGVERLGSCFYKVMPDRIETGTYLVAAAVTGGRVKVKDTDPTILEAVLEKLREAGAEVTSGDDWIELNMHGKRPKAVNVRTAPYPAFPTDMQAQFISLNAIAEGTGAVIETIFENRFMHVYELHRMGAKIQVEGNTAIVTGTEVLKGAPVMATDLRASASLVISALVAEGDTLIDRIYHIDRGYECIEEKLQMLGAKIRRVPG; this is encoded by the coding sequence ATGGATAAATTGATTATTACCGGTGGCGTTCGTCTTGATGGCGAAATCCGTATCTCCGGGGCGAAGAACTCCGCCCTGCCGATTCTGGCCGCCACCCTGCTGTGCGATGGCCCGGTGACCGTCGGCAACCTGCCGCACCTGCACGACATCACCACCATGATTGAGCTGTTCGGTCGCATGGGCATCGAGCCGGTGATCGACGAAAAACTCAGCGTCGAAATCGACCCACGCACCATCAAGACCCTGATCGCGCCGTACGAACTGGTGAAAACCATGCGTGCCTCGATCCTGGTGCTGGGCCCGATGGTTGCGCGTTTCGGTGAAGCCGAAGTCGCCCTGCCTGGCGGTTGCGCCATCGGTTCGCGTCCGGTTGACCTGCACATTCGTGGCCTCGAAGCCATGGGCGCGGTGATCGACGTCGAAGGCGGTTACATCAAGGCCAAGGCGCCTGAAGGCGGCCTGCGCGGCGCCAGCTTCTTCTTCGATACCGTCAGTGTGACCGGTACCGAAAACATCATGATGGCAGCGGCCCTGGCCAAGGGCCGCAGCGTGCTGCAGAACGCTGCGCGTGAGCCTGAAGTGGTTGACCTGGCGAACTTCCTCAACGCCATGGGCGCCAAGGTTTCCGGCGCCGGCACCGACACCATCACCATCGATGGCGTCGAGCGTCTGGGTTCGTGCTTCTACAAAGTCATGCCTGACCGGATCGAAACCGGCACCTACCTGGTGGCCGCTGCGGTCACCGGTGGCCGTGTGAAGGTCAAGGACACCGATCCGACCATCCTCGAAGCCGTTCTGGAAAAGCTCCGTGAAGCCGGCGCCGAAGTCACCAGCGGTGACGACTGGATCGAGCTGAACATGCACGGCAAGCGCCCGAAAGCGGTCAACGTGCGCACCGCGCCGTACCCGGCGTTCCCGACCGACATGCAGGCGCAGTTCATCTCGCTCAACGCCATTGCCGAAGGCACTGGTGCGGTGATCGAGACGATCTTCGAAAACCGTTTCATGCACGTGTACGAACTGCACCGCATGGGCGCCAAGATCCAGGTCGAAGGCAACACTGCGATCGTCACCGGTACTGAAGTCCTGAAGGGCGCGCCAGTGATGGCCACCGACCTGCGTGCTTCGGCCAGCCTGGTGATCTCGGCACTGGTGGCCGAAGGCGACACCCTGATCGACCGCATCTACCACATTGACCGTGGTTACGAGTGCATCGAAGAAAAACTGCAGATGCTGGGCGCCAAGATCCGTCGCGTTCCGGGCTGA